In Liquorilactobacillus hordei DSM 19519, the following proteins share a genomic window:
- the rimI gene encoding ribosomal protein S18-alanine N-acetyltransferase produces MKHLLRKFNKILDYCFNYFEDTSLTFDNKRVVIHDNEYLLCRAVVPDVAEMLHLQKMVYTDDNSWDAEVFESELRNEKSKLYLIMRQNDQLVAFIGASFNQKTRDVHISNVAVHPDFQSRGLGQFLIETMINCATFNEYVSLSLETRLSNVRAQKLYSTIGFKNIGLKKSYYQSNHEDAVDMRLSIKNEKETVNE; encoded by the coding sequence TGAAGCACTTGTTGAGAAAATTTAACAAAATTTTGGATTATTGTTTTAATTATTTTGAAGATACTTCACTAACCTTCGATAATAAAAGAGTTGTAATCCATGATAATGAATATCTTTTATGCAGGGCCGTCGTTCCTGATGTAGCTGAAATGCTACATTTGCAAAAGATGGTTTATACTGATGACAATTCTTGGGATGCGGAAGTTTTTGAGAGTGAACTACGTAATGAGAAAAGTAAGTTGTACTTAATAATGCGACAAAACGACCAACTTGTGGCATTCATTGGTGCCTCATTCAATCAGAAAACCAGAGATGTTCATATCTCGAATGTTGCGGTACACCCAGATTTTCAAAGTCGAGGTCTAGGACAGTTTTTAATTGAAACAATGATTAATTGTGCAACGTTCAATGAATATGTATCACTTTCTCTTGAAACCCGGTTGAGCAACGTGCGTGCTCAAAAACTTTATAGTACAATTGGTTTTAAAAATATTGGTTTAAAGAAATCATATTATCAGTCTAATCATGAAGATGCTGTAGATATGCGATTATCAATAAAGAATGAGAAGGAAACAGTTAATGAGTAG
- the tsaD gene encoding tRNA (adenosine(37)-N6)-threonylcarbamoyltransferase complex transferase subunit TsaD encodes MSSQKRELILAFESSCDETSVAVIENGNKILSNIVATQIKSHKRFGGVVPEVASRHHIEQVTMCLEDAMAKANVTYDELSAVAVTYGPGLVGALLVGVACAKVVAFSHDLPLIPVNHMAGHIYAARFTNEIKFPAMALLVSGGHTELVYLPKENVYQIIGETRDDAAGEAYDKIGRVLGLTYPAGKQIDEMAHRGSDTFSFPRAMFKEDNFDFSFSGLKSAFINKVHHADQVGEKLNADDLAASFQQSVIDVLLHRTEHALNSFSIKQLILAGGVAANQGLRDGLDQLLSRHSDVELLKAPLKLCGDNAAMIGAAGYVAWKNGEVADLALNADPSLEFEWIEK; translated from the coding sequence ATGAGTAGTCAAAAAAGAGAGTTGATTTTAGCTTTTGAATCAAGTTGTGACGAAACGAGTGTTGCAGTTATTGAGAACGGAAATAAAATTTTGTCGAACATCGTTGCAACACAAATTAAAAGCCATAAAAGATTTGGAGGAGTTGTACCAGAAGTTGCCAGCAGACACCATATCGAACAGGTCACAATGTGTTTAGAGGATGCAATGGCAAAAGCAAATGTAACTTATGATGAACTCTCTGCAGTGGCAGTTACTTATGGTCCTGGGCTAGTTGGAGCATTACTTGTGGGTGTGGCTTGTGCTAAAGTAGTTGCATTTTCACATGATTTGCCTCTAATACCGGTTAACCATATGGCAGGACATATTTATGCTGCGAGATTTACAAATGAGATTAAATTTCCAGCAATGGCATTGCTTGTATCTGGTGGACATACTGAGTTAGTTTATCTTCCTAAAGAAAATGTGTATCAGATTATTGGTGAAACACGTGATGACGCGGCAGGTGAGGCTTACGATAAAATTGGTCGAGTTTTGGGGTTAACATATCCCGCTGGAAAACAGATTGATGAGATGGCTCATAGAGGTAGTGATACATTTTCATTTCCGCGGGCAATGTTCAAGGAAGATAACTTCGATTTTAGTTTCAGTGGACTTAAGAGTGCATTTATAAATAAAGTTCATCACGCTGATCAAGTTGGAGAAAAACTCAATGCTGATGATTTAGCAGCAAGCTTTCAACAAAGTGTAATTGATGTACTCTTGCACAGGACCGAGCATGCGCTTAATTCATTTTCAATTAAACAACTGATTTTAGCGGGCGGTGTTGCAGCTAATCAGGGACTTAGAGATGGCTTGGATCAATTATTAAGCAGGCATTCTGACGTCGAATTACTTAAAGCACCGTTAAAGTTATGCGGTGACAATGCTGCAATGATTGGCGCAGCCGGTTATGTTGCGTGGAAAAATGGTGAAGTCGCAGATTTGGCATTAAATGCAGATCCTAGTCTAGAGTTTGAATGGATTGAAAAATAG